One genomic segment of Cottoperca gobio chromosome 21, fCotGob3.1, whole genome shotgun sequence includes these proteins:
- the mfsd9 gene encoding major facilitator superfamily domain-containing protein 9, with the protein MNNQICSTLFQKPRGRRRIIQCIYVVGFMDLFGVSMIIPLLSHHVKALGASPTVAGVVGATYGILQLFSSTIVCSWSDVVGRRYSLLTCLLLSALGYGLLGMSTSIALFVLARIPVGLFKHSLSICRALLSDLVSESERPLVMGHFNAASSVGFILGPVVGGYLTEHEGGFYTSSFTCAVIFLINAGLVWMLPWSETLIHCNHTSKGRGKSVHNGSHVNSHGPVLAAQTEPDSGAPATHRGVLRWREVSLFQPAWRQLSSVGSKIHMVASSAMWDLFLVRLLMAISIMLYYSNFSLSMEERFSLKPKVTGYLISYSSTLGALAGCLVGPVTQLYGKNMPALLLHSTVLTCTLIFLYATAPSVSQVLFTSTFFAISTTIGRTCITDLELQRGGDQASGTLIGAGQSVTAIGRILAPLLSGLAQEFSPCGPPSLGVVLALATVVLLLIRIPKWDAKGMTKKE; encoded by the exons ATGAACAACCAGATATGTAGCACCTTATTCCAGAAACCAAGAGGACGCAGGAGGATTATACAATGCATCTACGTGGTGGGCTTCATG GACTTGTTTGGGGTGAGCATGATCATCCCGCTGTTGAGCCATCATGTGAAAGCTCTTGGAGCAAGTCCCACTGTAGCTGGTGTTGTAG GAGCTACATATGGGATCTTACAGCTCTTCTCAAGCACAATAGTT TGCAGCTGGAGTGATGTGGTGGGACGGCGGTACTCTCTGCTGACCTGCCTGCTGCTGAGCGCTCTAGGCTACGGCCTGCTCGGGATGTCCACCAGCATCGCTTTGTTTGTCCTCGCACGGATACCTGTGG GGCTGTTCAAGCACTCCCTGTCCATCTGCAGAGCTCTGCTGTCGGACCTGGTGTCTGAGTCAGAGCGCCCCCTGGTGATGGGACACTTCAATGCAGCCTCCAGTGTCGGCTTCATCCTGGGTCCGGTGGTCGGCGGCTACCTCACGGAGCACGAAGGCGGCTTTTATACCTCCTCCTTTACCTGTGCAGTCATCTTTCTAATCAATGCAG GGCTTGTATGGATGCTACCATGGAGCGAGACGCTAATTCACTGTAACCACACAAGTAAAGGTCGCGGTAAATCCGTTCACAATGGCTCTCATGTAAATAGTCACGGCCCAGTGTTGGCAGCACAGACTGAGCCAGACTCCGGAGCTCCAGCGACGCACCGAGGTGTTCTTCGGTGGAGAGAGGTGTCTCTGTTCCAGCCTGCCTGGAGACAGCTGTCCTCGGTGGGCTCCAAGATCCACATGGTGGCCTCCTCTGCCATGTGGGACCTCTTCCTGGTGCGTCTTCTGATGGCTATATCGATCATGCTTTACTACAGTAACTTCTCTCTGTCGATGGAGGAGCGTTTCTCACTCAAACCAAAGGTGACGGGTTATCTGATCAGCTACAGCAGCACCTTGGGGGCCCTGGCTGGGTGCCTGGTGGGGCCCGTCACCCAGCTCTATGGGAAGAACAtgcctgctctgctgcttcatTCCACAGTTCTCACCTGTACACTCATTTTCCTGTACGCTACGGCTCCCAGTGTGTCGCAGGTTCTGTTCACCTCCACCTTCTTCGCCATTTCCACCACTATTGGACGGACATGCATCACAGacctggagctgcagagaggaggggaCCAGGCCAGTGGGACTCTGATCGGAGCCGGGCAGTCGGTGACAGCCATTGGTCGAATCCTGGCCCCTCTCCTCTCCGGTCTGGCCCAGGAGTTCAGCCCTTGTGGCCCCCCCAGTCTGGGGGTGGTCTTAGCTCTTGCCACTGTAGTTTTACTTCTCATCAGGATCCCCAAATGGGACGCTAAAGGGATGACAAAAAAAGAGTAA